The genomic stretch CCAATTTTGTCGGGCAGGACGAGATTAAGGATCAGGGGTTGCACCGCTGGCACGTGATTCGGGGTGTGGAAGCGTGTTTGAAGCGGTTGCAGACCGACTGTCTGGATATTCTCTATTTGCACAAGCCCGATTGGAATACGCCTCTTGAAGAGACGATGGCGGCGTTTGACACGTTGGTACAACAGGGGAAGATCATATATGTGGGGATGTCGAATTTCGCTTCGTGGCAGGTGATGAAAGCGCTTTGGAAATGCGATGTGAACAATTGGGCATCGCCCGTGGTGTTGCAGGTGCCCTATAATTTGATTACGCGGAGTATCGATGAGGAGTGCGTTGCGTTTAGTCGTGAAATGAATATTGGAATGGCGGTATATAATCCGCTTGCAGCGGGTATGCTGACGGGCAAACACACGCGAGATACCGAACCCGCAATGGGTACGCGCTTTGATTTGAATCGGGATTATTACGGCAGGTTCTGGTATGATCGCAATTTTGATGCGCTCGATGAATTGAAGCAGATTGCACATTCTGCTGGCAAGACGATGATTGAGTTGTCTTTGCAATGGTTGATGTCTCAGCCGATTGTCGATTCGATGATTTTGGGTGCGAGCAAGTTGGAACACCTGACGCACAATATTCAGGCTGCAGATGGGCGTCTGGATGAGGATGTGTTAGAGGCTTGCGATGCGGTGTGGCGCAATGTGCGTGGGGGGCATTTTCCGTATAATAGGTGAGAAGAAGTGTGAAGGGAGAAGTGTGAAGGGAACAAACCTGAGTGTATCAAGGTCGAAATTTATATGCAAATCTTAAAATGCAAAGTGTAGCGTTCTTATGCGTTTTCAAATTACATATTTGATCTTTGTAATCCTCCTTAGCGCGGAAAGCGTTTTTGCTCAGGAGACGGATTATCGCACGTTGTGGGCGCGGGGCGATTATGCCGAGGCGGTGAAAGTGCTCGAGCGCGCGTCTTATCACCCGTGGTCAACGCGGCGGGATTATGCCGAGTTGCTGGCGTTGACGGGGCGCGTTGACGAAGCGATTGAGCAACTGGAAGGGATTGGAAGTGCGCTCGATGCAACCGTGCGCCTGGCCGAGTTGTATCGCCTGTGCGGTCGGATGGGCGATTATGGCCTGGCATTGATGAAGGCCGAGAATCAGGTGCGCTTGTTGTCGGAATACCGCCATGATGTCGATGATTTGATCGCGATTGCGCGTCTGCGCGAGTTGCAGGGTGAAGATCCAAAATCGCTGTTGCGGTTTTACAATTTGATGGCTGAGGTTTTTCCCAATAGCGCGTCTGTACTGGTTGCGGCGGGCAATCTGGCGCTGGATAAACGCGCTTTTGATGTGGCGGTAGAGAAATACGGGGCAGCGCTCGCGTTGGATCCTGAAAATCAGGAGGCTTTGGCGGGGTTGATGTGGTGTTATTATCGCGCGGGCGATGATCGGGTTTTGGAAGTGATGGCGCAGCTTCTCGCCCTCAATCCGAATCATTTAGAGGTCCAGAGGTTGCAAGTCGAGCAATTGCTGGATCGCAATGCACCACGTGATGCGCTTGAGGTGCTGGATTCTATGCTGTTTGTTAATCCAAACCACTTGAAAGCACTGGGGTTAAAGGCGGCGGCATTTTTTTTGTTGGACGATTCGGAGGCGATGCAAGAGATACAGGAACGGGCATTGGCTTTTAATGGGTATTTTTCAGGTGCTTTTCGCATTCCCGGGCGCATTGCGTCTCGGCAATACCGGTTTGAAGAAGGGCGTGCTTTTCAAGCGCGTGCGTTGGAGATTGATGCAAAAGATGTCGAGGCGCGGTTGCTGTTGGCGTATGATTTGTTGCGGTTGGGCAAAGATGCCGAGGCGCGGAGCGAGTTGGAGCGGGTTTTTGCTGCCGATCCATATAGCGTGCGGGCGTATAATTTGCTCGAAGCCGCCGATGCGATTGATGGTTTTGTGACGATATCGCGCGGTATTTTCAAGTTGCAATTGCCCAGGCAAGAAGCCGAGGTGATGTCTGATGGCTTGTTGAAGCTGCTCAATGAAGCGGCTTTGTACTATCAGAGG from Gemmatimonadota bacterium encodes the following:
- a CDS encoding aldo/keto reductase, producing MEYSILRGTGIRVSRICLGAMTFGDQADEATSIRMVDTALDAGVNFIDTADTYVNGVSEEIVGKALKGKRDRVILASKIANFVGQDEIKDQGLHRWHVIRGVEACLKRLQTDCLDILYLHKPDWNTPLEETMAAFDTLVQQGKIIYVGMSNFASWQVMKALWKCDVNNWASPVVLQVPYNLITRSIDEECVAFSREMNIGMAVYNPLAAGMLTGKHTRDTEPAMGTRFDLNRDYYGRFWYDRNFDALDELKQIAHSAGKTMIELSLQWLMSQPIVDSMILGASKLEHLTHNIQAADGRLDEDVLEACDAVWRNVRGGHFPYNR
- a CDS encoding tetratricopeptide repeat protein, whose product is MRFQITYLIFVILLSAESVFAQETDYRTLWARGDYAEAVKVLERASYHPWSTRRDYAELLALTGRVDEAIEQLEGIGSALDATVRLAELYRLCGRMGDYGLALMKAENQVRLLSEYRHDVDDLIAIARLRELQGEDPKSLLRFYNLMAEVFPNSASVLVAAGNLALDKRAFDVAVEKYGAALALDPENQEALAGLMWCYYRAGDDRVLEVMAQLLALNPNHLEVQRLQVEQLLDRNAPRDALEVLDSMLFVNPNHLKALGLKAAAFFLLDDSEAMQEIQERALAFNGYFSGAFRIPGRIASRQYRFEEGRAFQARALEIDAKDVEARLLLAYDLLRLGKDAEARSELERVFAADPYSVRAYNLLEAADAIDGFVTISRGIFKLQLPRQEAEVMSDGLLKLLNEAALYYQRKYNIELHTPVVVQVFDDHDVFMVRSVGLPGNAGHLGICFGRLVTMDSPRARPPGTMNWQQVLWHEFVHVITLQKTRNRMPRWLSEGISVYEETQKDVSWGQRLGPEFKHIVDGEGFPAVGDLGRFFTDPETQMHLMYGYFVSGEFVAFYVNHYGHDALVTALDRIGDGMEAVEALISASGVSARIVDERFMEYMGNRCAPLRVLSKDSEFRQKLNAGKEAVEAENWADAEQFFLEAHALYPDYAAEDAPLRLWADAGAVRGDPEWYRSALKKLVGWDAMAHEACLTLSGLYVKDRDWAAARAVLDRALAVRPFQVEILTRSAEVHEMLEDWDAAIADWRRLIYLDVPGRAEHRLNLAEALAKKGEVVAAKAEVLALLETMPHFWDAQQLLLELVEVP